Proteins encoded by one window of Enterococcus faecalis:
- a CDS encoding nicotinate phosphoribosyltransferase: protein MDYTYADDSLTLHTDMYQINMMQTYWELGRADLHAVFECYFREMPFNHGYAIFAGLERLVNYLENLTFTESDIAYLREVEEYPEDFLTYLANFEFKCTVRSALEGDLVFNNEPLIQIEGPLAQCQLVETALLNMVNFQTLIATKAARIKSVIGDDPLLEFGTRRAQELDAAIWGTRAAYIGGADATSNVRAGKIFGIPVSGTHAHSLVQSYGNDYDAFMAYAKTHRDCVFLVDTYDTLKAGVPSAIRVAREMGDKINFLGVRIDSGDMAYISKRVREQLDEAGFTEAKIYASNDLDENTILNLKMQKSKIDVWGVGTKLITAYDQPALGAVFKLVSIEGEDGQMKDTIKLSSNAEKVTTPGKKQVWRITRKSDKKSEGDYVTLWNEDPRQEEEIYMFHPVHTFINKYVRDFEARPVLQDIFVEGKRVYELPTLDEIKQYAKENLDSLWEEYKRDLNPQKYPVDLSTDCWNHKMNLLEKVRKDVKHLTETVNKEA from the coding sequence ATGGACTATACATATGCAGATGATAGTTTGACATTGCATACAGATATGTATCAAATCAATATGATGCAAACATACTGGGAATTAGGGAGAGCAGATTTACATGCTGTTTTTGAATGTTACTTTAGAGAGATGCCCTTTAATCATGGCTACGCAATTTTTGCAGGTTTAGAACGTTTAGTCAATTATCTCGAAAATTTAACGTTTACAGAATCTGATATTGCATATCTCCGAGAAGTTGAAGAATATCCAGAAGATTTCTTGACGTATTTAGCAAATTTTGAATTTAAATGTACTGTACGCTCTGCTTTAGAAGGGGATTTGGTTTTTAATAACGAACCGTTAATTCAAATTGAAGGTCCTTTGGCACAATGTCAATTGGTAGAAACTGCCTTGCTAAATATGGTGAATTTCCAAACATTAATTGCGACAAAAGCGGCTCGAATTAAATCCGTGATAGGCGATGATCCTTTATTGGAATTTGGAACACGCCGGGCACAAGAATTAGATGCTGCCATTTGGGGCACAAGAGCCGCCTATATTGGTGGGGCGGACGCGACAAGTAATGTTCGTGCTGGTAAAATTTTTGGTATTCCGGTTAGTGGGACTCATGCTCATTCATTGGTTCAGTCGTATGGAAATGATTATGATGCATTCATGGCGTATGCCAAAACACATCGGGATTGTGTTTTCCTTGTTGATACGTATGATACTTTGAAAGCGGGAGTGCCAAGCGCAATTCGAGTAGCCCGAGAAATGGGGGATAAAATTAATTTTCTAGGTGTGCGAATTGATAGTGGCGATATGGCTTATATTTCTAAACGAGTTCGTGAACAACTGGACGAAGCTGGCTTTACTGAGGCAAAAATTTATGCATCGAACGATTTAGATGAAAATACGATTTTGAATCTAAAAATGCAAAAATCAAAAATTGATGTATGGGGCGTGGGCACCAAGCTGATTACCGCCTATGATCAACCGGCTTTAGGAGCGGTGTTTAAATTAGTTTCAATTGAAGGTGAAGATGGTCAAATGAAAGATACCATTAAACTATCTAGCAATGCTGAAAAAGTGACAACACCAGGGAAAAAACAAGTCTGGCGCATTACACGTAAATCTGATAAAAAGTCAGAAGGAGACTATGTGACACTTTGGAATGAAGATCCTCGCCAAGAAGAAGAAATTTATATGTTCCATCCCGTTCATACCTTTATTAATAAGTATGTCCGTGATTTTGAAGCACGGCCAGTACTCCAAGATATTTTCGTTGAAGGAAAACGTGTGTACGAATTACCAACTTTAGATGAAATTAAACAATATGCAAAAGAAAATTTAGATTCACTTTGGGAAGAATACAAGCGGGACTTGAATCCGCAGAAATATCCAGTGGACCTTTCAACAGATTGTTGGAATCACAAAATGAATTTATTGGAAAAAGTGCGTAAAGACGTTAAACATTTAACGGAAACGGTGAATAAGGAGGCCTAG
- a CDS encoding GtrA family protein, giving the protein MKELFRKYREVLAYLFFGGATTVVNLVVFFVCQNVLGLDYKISNTISWFLSVLFAFFTNKYWVFASKHESIAGFFKEMGLFYWYRILSFVADMGLMILLIDGIHFSSFWAKMITQVVVVILNYFFSKFFIFKEKEV; this is encoded by the coding sequence TTGAAAGAATTATTTCGTAAATACCGAGAAGTACTGGCTTATTTATTTTTTGGTGGTGCAACGACGGTCGTCAACTTAGTTGTGTTTTTTGTTTGTCAAAATGTGTTAGGGCTGGATTACAAGATAAGTAACACAATTAGTTGGTTTTTATCTGTTCTATTTGCCTTTTTCACGAATAAATATTGGGTATTCGCAAGTAAGCATGAAAGCATAGCTGGTTTTTTTAAAGAAATGGGCTTATTTTATTGGTACCGAATTTTATCTTTTGTGGCTGATATGGGTTTAATGATTCTCCTAATTGATGGCATTCATTTTTCATCGTTTTGGGCGAAAATGATTACACAAGTTGTAGTAGTGATTTTAAATTATTTCTTCAGTAAATTTTTCATTTTTAAAGAAAAAGAGGTCTAA
- a CDS encoding glucosaminidase domain-containing protein: MKKRKARYLKLVCIGILGIYAGASYYNSEPLIAQEETETRDESRQLSLEEKRADQANQDQGTLTSSTLNETIISSSEQQESSTQNDSGDHQENNVEPSESENSLPPQEKPIASTKLTESLQSEQPASEERKALTEKPPHNQEPQNSTLTEKTKEPLVHSEIDNSQEKEKQAGIQQQAEANFVVQGNASTSEFIRKIGEEARVIGQQHDLYASVMIAQAILESGSGNSALAAAPNYNLFGIKGAYHGQSVSFPTQEDDGKGKMTTIHADFRQYPSYKESLTDYSKLIINGLAGNPTFYHGVLKANTTNYQQATKFLTGRYATDTYYDKKLNALIETYQLTEYDQEKKKPVVTNLAEEKKPSFDKEAVKEQLKKEAVIYEVSKGDSLATISQTFGVSATAILKQNSKTQEMFYIGQKITIPQHTAATSLEPKEQALLQSLIISKSVTNALETAEQSNGTANDSKTESTEYYEVKRGETLAKIAKKTGYSLTALKQANDLTYSVLTEGQTIALPKLKD; this comes from the coding sequence ATGAAAAAAAGAAAGGCAAGATATTTGAAGTTGGTATGTATTGGAATTTTAGGGATTTATGCGGGAGCCAGTTACTACAATTCGGAACCATTAATCGCTCAAGAAGAGACCGAAACGAGGGACGAAAGTCGACAGCTATCGCTGGAAGAAAAAAGAGCGGACCAAGCCAATCAAGATCAAGGAACCCTTACTTCTTCAACGCTGAACGAAACAATAATAAGTTCGTCTGAACAACAAGAAAGTTCAACACAAAATGACAGCGGTGACCATCAGGAAAATAATGTGGAACCTTCAGAATCTGAAAATAGTTTACCGCCACAAGAAAAGCCAATTGCTAGTACTAAACTAACCGAATCGTTACAAAGTGAGCAACCAGCGTCTGAAGAGCGTAAAGCACTCACTGAAAAGCCGCCTCATAATCAGGAACCACAAAATTCTACATTAACTGAAAAGACCAAAGAGCCGTTGGTACATTCAGAGATAGACAATAGTCAAGAAAAGGAAAAGCAAGCAGGAATTCAACAACAAGCCGAGGCAAATTTTGTTGTCCAAGGGAATGCTTCTACTTCTGAGTTTATTAGAAAAATTGGTGAAGAAGCACGAGTTATTGGTCAGCAACATGATCTATACGCTTCTGTCATGATAGCTCAAGCTATTTTAGAAAGTGGCTCGGGCAATAGTGCGTTAGCGGCGGCGCCAAATTATAATTTGTTTGGCATTAAAGGCGCTTACCATGGTCAAAGTGTCAGCTTTCCCACACAAGAAGATGATGGTAAAGGGAAGATGACCACCATTCATGCCGATTTTCGTCAGTATCCATCTTATAAAGAGTCATTAACAGACTATAGTAAATTAATTATCAATGGGCTGGCGGGTAATCCGACGTTTTATCACGGTGTTTTGAAAGCAAACACGACGAATTATCAGCAGGCAACAAAATTTTTAACAGGTCGTTATGCAACGGATACATATTACGATAAAAAATTAAACGCGTTGATTGAAACCTATCAATTAACTGAATACGATCAAGAAAAGAAGAAACCAGTAGTGACTAATTTGGCAGAAGAAAAGAAACCTTCGTTTGATAAGGAAGCAGTCAAAGAACAGCTAAAAAAAGAAGCAGTCATCTATGAAGTAAGCAAAGGAGATTCTCTCGCCACCATTAGCCAGACGTTTGGTGTGTCAGCAACAGCCATATTAAAACAAAATTCAAAGACTCAAGAAATGTTTTATATTGGCCAAAAAATCACGATTCCTCAGCATACAGCGGCGACTTCTCTAGAACCGAAAGAACAAGCGTTACTTCAATCACTAATAATCAGTAAATCGGTGACTAATGCTTTGGAAACAGCAGAGCAATCAAATGGTACAGCGAATGACTCAAAAACAGAGTCTACTGAGTATTATGAAGTAAAAAGAGGAGAGACACTCGCAAAAATTGCAAAAAAAACGGGCTATTCCTTAACCGCCCTCAAGCAGGCAAATGACTTAACGTATTCTGTATTAACCGAAGGACAAACGATAGCACTTCCTAAGCTAAAGGACTAA
- a CDS encoding DNA-binding response regulator, with product MEKYTIGVVPLTIETKEYCQNWFVSNQVECQIIQGTNILLHLHHIDGLVIEVTDHQQVNTCCELLMTIRKQSDLPIWLFSRTEVISKVNRIIYLQLGADGVFDHSYDRQECMLSMSNLLQRVKRRFYPKLAIANEEQTVTKNLSERLYLIAPNLSVCLGSGEEILLTKLEFFTIEYLYKHAGQTITYEELYKNVWKDTANERKYRVANVIFHLRKKIEQDVNKPQYIKTIRSKGYMLTV from the coding sequence ATGGAAAAATATACAATTGGTGTCGTTCCTTTGACAATTGAAACAAAAGAATACTGTCAAAATTGGTTTGTTAGTAATCAAGTAGAATGTCAGATCATCCAAGGAACAAATATACTTCTTCATTTGCACCATATTGATGGATTAGTGATTGAAGTTACTGACCACCAGCAAGTAAATACTTGTTGTGAGTTATTAATGACGATTCGCAAGCAGTCAGATTTACCGATTTGGTTATTTTCTCGGACAGAAGTAATTAGTAAAGTCAATCGAATTATTTATTTACAATTAGGTGCAGATGGCGTTTTTGATCATTCTTATGATCGTCAAGAATGCATGTTAAGCATGAGTAATTTATTGCAACGTGTAAAAAGACGTTTTTATCCTAAATTAGCTATTGCAAACGAGGAACAAACAGTTACTAAGAATCTTTCTGAGAGATTGTATTTAATTGCGCCAAATTTGAGTGTTTGCTTGGGAAGTGGAGAAGAAATTCTTTTAACAAAATTGGAATTTTTCACAATAGAGTATTTATACAAACACGCAGGACAAACAATTACATATGAAGAACTCTACAAAAATGTCTGGAAAGATACTGCGAATGAACGAAAATATCGTGTCGCTAATGTGATTTTCCATTTGCGTAAAAAAATTGAACAAGATGTGAACAAACCACAATATATCAAAACAATTCGCTCAAAAGGCTATATGTTAACGGTGTAA
- the groL gene encoding chaperonin GroEL (60 kDa chaperone family; promotes refolding of misfolded polypeptides especially under stressful conditions; forms two stacked rings of heptamers to form a barrel-shaped 14mer; ends can be capped by GroES; misfolded proteins enter the barrel where they are refolded when GroES binds) has protein sequence MAKEIKFAEDARAAMLRGVDVLADTVKVTLGPKGRNVVLEKSFGSPLITNDGVTIAKEIELEDHFENMGAKLVSEVASKTNDIAGDGTTTATVLTQAIVREGLKNVTAGANPLGIRRGIELATKTAVEELHNISSVVDSKEAIAQVAAVSSGSEKVGQLIADAMEKVGNDGVITIEESKGIETELDVVEGMQFDRGYLSQYMVTDNDKMEAVLENPYILITDKKISNIQDILPLLEQILQQSRPLLIIADDVDGEALPTLVLNKIRGTFNVVAVKAPGFGDRRKAMLEDIAILTGGTVITDDLGLELKDTTIENLGNASKVVVDKDNTTIVEGAGSKEAIDARVHLIKNQIGETTSDFDREKLQERLAKLAGGVAVVKVGAATETELKELKLRIEDALNATRAAVEEGMVSGGGTALVNVIGKVAALEAEGDVATGIKIVVRALEEPIRQIAENAGYEGSVIVDKLKNVDLGIGFNAANGEWVNMVEAGIVDPTKVTRSALQNAASVSALLLTTEAVVADKPEPAAPAPMMDPSMGMGGMM, from the coding sequence ATGGCAAAAGAGATTAAATTTGCAGAAGATGCACGTGCAGCAATGCTACGCGGAGTAGATGTATTAGCAGATACAGTGAAAGTGACATTAGGCCCTAAAGGTCGTAACGTTGTTTTAGAAAAATCATTTGGTTCACCATTGATTACTAACGATGGAGTAACAATTGCTAAGGAAATTGAATTAGAAGATCATTTTGAAAACATGGGCGCAAAATTAGTTTCAGAAGTTGCTTCTAAAACGAATGATATTGCTGGTGACGGAACAACAACAGCGACTGTTTTGACACAAGCCATTGTTCGTGAAGGCTTAAAAAACGTAACTGCTGGAGCTAACCCATTAGGTATTCGTCGTGGGATTGAATTAGCAACAAAAACAGCAGTAGAAGAATTACACAATATTTCATCTGTAGTTGATTCAAAAGAAGCGATTGCACAAGTCGCTGCTGTTTCATCAGGTTCTGAAAAAGTCGGCCAATTAATTGCCGATGCAATGGAAAAAGTTGGTAACGACGGCGTAATTACCATTGAAGAATCAAAAGGGATTGAAACAGAATTAGATGTGGTTGAAGGAATGCAATTCGACCGCGGTTATTTATCTCAATACATGGTTACTGACAACGATAAAATGGAAGCTGTTTTAGAAAATCCATATATCTTAATTACCGACAAAAAAATCTCAAATATTCAAGATATCTTACCTTTATTAGAACAAATTCTACAACAAAGCCGTCCACTATTGATCATTGCGGATGATGTTGATGGGGAAGCTCTACCAACATTAGTATTGAACAAAATCCGTGGTACATTTAATGTTGTCGCAGTAAAAGCGCCAGGATTTGGTGACCGCCGCAAAGCGATGCTTGAAGATATTGCTATTTTAACAGGTGGTACAGTAATCACTGACGACTTAGGATTAGAATTAAAAGACACAACTATTGAAAACTTAGGAAATGCTAGCAAAGTAGTTGTCGACAAAGATAACACAACAATTGTTGAAGGTGCTGGTTCAAAAGAAGCCATTGATGCCCGCGTTCATTTAATTAAAAACCAAATCGGCGAAACAACGTCTGATTTTGATCGTGAAAAATTACAAGAACGTTTAGCTAAATTAGCTGGCGGGGTTGCTGTCGTTAAAGTCGGTGCTGCTACTGAAACAGAATTAAAAGAATTAAAATTACGAATTGAAGATGCATTAAACGCAACACGTGCCGCTGTAGAAGAAGGCATGGTTTCTGGTGGTGGTACCGCACTGGTCAATGTAATTGGTAAAGTCGCTGCGCTAGAAGCTGAAGGCGATGTGGCAACAGGGATCAAGATTGTCGTTCGTGCATTAGAAGAACCAATCCGTCAAATCGCTGAAAATGCTGGTTATGAAGGATCAGTGATTGTTGACAAACTAAAAAATGTTGACTTAGGTATCGGATTCAATGCAGCTAACGGTGAATGGGTAAACATGGTTGAAGCCGGTATTGTTGACCCAACAAAAGTAACTCGTTCTGCCTTACAAAATGCAGCTTCTGTGTCAGCTTTATTATTAACAACTGAAGCAGTTGTTGCAGACAAACCAGAACCAGCTGCACCAGCTCCTATGATGGATCCATCAATGGGCATGGGCGGTATGATGTAA
- the groES gene encoding co-chaperone GroES, giving the protein MLKPLGDRVVIRVAKEEEKTVGGIVLASVAKEKPQTGEVIAVGEGRVLENGTKVPMEVKIGDTVMFEKYSGTEVKYEGVEYLIVSAKDIIATVE; this is encoded by the coding sequence GTGTTAAAACCATTAGGCGATCGCGTCGTAATTAGAGTCGCGAAAGAAGAAGAAAAAACTGTTGGAGGAATTGTTCTTGCATCCGTTGCAAAAGAAAAACCACAAACAGGTGAAGTTATCGCAGTAGGTGAAGGTCGTGTGCTTGAAAATGGCACAAAAGTTCCGATGGAAGTAAAAATTGGTGACACAGTAATGTTTGAAAAATATTCAGGAACAGAAGTGAAATACGAAGGCGTAGAATACTTAATTGTATCAGCCAAAGACATTATTGCCACTGTTGAATAA
- a CDS encoding CPBP family intramembrane glutamic endopeptidase — MTLRKSSLFILVTYIIAFFGPLLFSGISPNAAINVTTALYIIGALVMIGIFLKTTEPSPLEETATLKSPIFIFLLGVSGIFIAMLIQGVTFAIEVAITGEQATSQNTQAIVAVILANPLFILATTIGGPIMEEFVFRYAFIHLIQPFTNFWIAATVSSAIFSLAHADGHFFVYFFMGFFFALLYKQTGKIWTSIIAHCGMNTIVIIVQLLLHNGAIQ; from the coding sequence ATGACCTTAAGAAAATCAAGTTTATTTATTTTAGTCACATACATTATCGCTTTTTTCGGGCCGTTACTTTTTTCGGGTATTTCCCCCAATGCAGCGATTAATGTGACAACTGCTCTCTACATTATTGGCGCCCTTGTAATGATTGGCATCTTTTTAAAAACAACAGAACCTTCTCCTTTAGAGGAAACAGCAACCTTGAAATCACCTATTTTTATTTTTTTACTAGGTGTTAGTGGGATTTTCATTGCCATGCTGATTCAAGGGGTTACTTTTGCCATTGAAGTAGCCATCACAGGAGAACAAGCTACTTCTCAAAATACACAAGCTATTGTAGCGGTGATTTTGGCAAATCCTTTATTTATTTTGGCAACTACTATCGGTGGTCCGATTATGGAAGAATTCGTCTTTCGTTATGCATTTATCCATTTAATCCAGCCTTTTACAAATTTCTGGATTGCGGCTACTGTTAGTTCGGCGATTTTTTCACTCGCACATGCCGATGGTCACTTTTTTGTTTATTTCTTTATGGGATTTTTCTTTGCTCTTTTGTACAAGCAAACTGGAAAAATTTGGACCTCAATTATTGCCCATTGCGGCATGAATACGATTGTGATTATTGTTCAACTACTTTTGCATAATGGTGCAATTCAATAA
- a CDS encoding redox-sensing transcriptional repressor Rex, giving the protein MKDQVIPKATARRLPLYYRYLRMLHDTGKNKVSSTELSEAVQVDSATIRRDFSYFGELGKRGYGYDVENLMNFFAKTLNEDELTNVALIGVGNLGSALLKYKFHQSNSIRVSCAFDVNEDIVGRIVDGIPVYPMEDMMEQIRVQQIEVAILTIPARKAQEVVNKLAEAGVKGILNFTAARLVAPPEVLIQNVDLTNELQTLIYFLHHDNELIDEEE; this is encoded by the coding sequence GTGAAAGATCAAGTTATTCCAAAAGCAACGGCGCGACGCCTTCCTTTATATTATCGCTACTTAAGAATGTTACATGATACAGGAAAAAATAAAGTCTCATCAACTGAATTAAGTGAAGCGGTACAAGTAGACAGTGCGACTATTCGTCGTGACTTTTCATATTTTGGTGAATTAGGTAAACGTGGGTACGGCTATGATGTTGAAAACTTAATGAACTTTTTTGCAAAAACATTGAATGAAGATGAGTTAACCAATGTCGCATTAATCGGGGTTGGTAATTTAGGAAGTGCTTTATTAAAGTACAAATTCCATCAAAGCAACAGTATTCGTGTAAGTTGCGCATTTGATGTGAATGAAGATATTGTGGGACGCATTGTTGACGGTATTCCGGTTTATCCAATGGAAGATATGATGGAACAAATCCGTGTTCAACAAATCGAAGTAGCTATTTTAACTATTCCAGCTCGCAAAGCGCAAGAAGTTGTGAACAAACTTGCCGAAGCAGGGGTTAAAGGAATTCTAAACTTTACGGCTGCGCGTTTAGTAGCGCCACCTGAAGTATTAATTCAAAATGTTGACTTAACCAACGAATTACAAACATTAATTTATTTCTTACATCATGACAATGAATTGATTGACGAAGAAGAATAA